A window of the Hordeum vulgare subsp. vulgare chromosome 5H, MorexV3_pseudomolecules_assembly, whole genome shotgun sequence genome harbors these coding sequences:
- the LOC123452932 gene encoding uncharacterized protein LOC123452932 isoform X2, which translates to MVVWTSMAVAGQRSMMADVVGMPHSAYHELRIKTMAADEQSLLVEEVAASVGKGSFGRAGGVQDRVEIQRPEVRLRRGRRYRTRRIPRKIIASRLVAATTYLTSKLDLGPRYPVLLDADFGEKPRRLTSTIDREKKYIFRVKKISFVTGFHS; encoded by the exons ATGGTTGTATGGACGTCGATGGCCGTCGCCGGTCAAAGGAGTATGATGGCAGACGTTGTGGGGATGCCGCACTCAGCCTACCACGAGCTCCGGATCAAGACGATGGCGGCCGACGAGCAGAGTTTGCTCGTTGAGGAG GTGGCGGCGAGCGTTGGCAAGGGTTCGTTCGGAAGAGCAGGTGGCGTACAAGATCGTGTGGAGATCCAACGACCAGAAGTTCGGCTCCGTAGAGGACGCCGTTACAG AACTAGAAGAATTCCAAGAAAGATCATTGCTTCAAGACTGGTAGCGGCCACAACATATTTGACATCAAAACTAGATCTGGGTCCTAGATATCCGGTCTTGCTCG ATGCAGATTTTGGAGAAAAACCAAGAAGGCTAACATCGACCATCGACCGAGAAAAAAAATACATATTCAGGGTAAAAAAAATCTCCTTCGTTACAG GCTTTCATTCATGA
- the LOC123452932 gene encoding uncharacterized protein LOC123452932 isoform X3: MVVWTSMAVAGQRSMMADVVGMPHSAYHELRIKTMAADEQSLLVEEVAASVGKGSFGRAGGVQDRVEIQRPEVRLRRGRRYRTRRIPRKIIASRLVAATTYLTSKLDLGPRYPVLLGADADFGEKPRRLTSTIDREKKYIFRVKKISFVTGC; the protein is encoded by the exons ATGGTTGTATGGACGTCGATGGCCGTCGCCGGTCAAAGGAGTATGATGGCAGACGTTGTGGGGATGCCGCACTCAGCCTACCACGAGCTCCGGATCAAGACGATGGCGGCCGACGAGCAGAGTTTGCTCGTTGAGGAG GTGGCGGCGAGCGTTGGCAAGGGTTCGTTCGGAAGAGCAGGTGGCGTACAAGATCGTGTGGAGATCCAACGACCAGAAGTTCGGCTCCGTAGAGGACGCCGTTACAG AACTAGAAGAATTCCAAGAAAGATCATTGCTTCAAGACTGGTAGCGGCCACAACATATTTGACATCAAAACTAGATCTGGGTCCTAGATATCCGGTCTTGCTCG GTGCAGATGCAGATTTTGGAGAAAAACCAAGAAGGCTAACATCGACCATCGACCGAGAAAAAAAATACATATTCAGGGTAAAAAAAATCTCCTTCGTTACAG GCTGTTGA
- the LOC123452932 gene encoding uncharacterized protein LOC123452932 isoform X1, with product MVVWTSMAVAGQRSMMADVVGMPHSAYHELRIKTMAADEQSLLVEEVAASVGKGSFGRAGGVQDRVEIQRPEVRLRRGRRYRTRRIPRKIIASRLVAATTYLTSKLDLGPRYPVLLGADADFGEKPRRLTSTIDREKKYIFRVKKISFVTGFHS from the exons ATGGTTGTATGGACGTCGATGGCCGTCGCCGGTCAAAGGAGTATGATGGCAGACGTTGTGGGGATGCCGCACTCAGCCTACCACGAGCTCCGGATCAAGACGATGGCGGCCGACGAGCAGAGTTTGCTCGTTGAGGAG GTGGCGGCGAGCGTTGGCAAGGGTTCGTTCGGAAGAGCAGGTGGCGTACAAGATCGTGTGGAGATCCAACGACCAGAAGTTCGGCTCCGTAGAGGACGCCGTTACAG AACTAGAAGAATTCCAAGAAAGATCATTGCTTCAAGACTGGTAGCGGCCACAACATATTTGACATCAAAACTAGATCTGGGTCCTAGATATCCGGTCTTGCTCG GTGCAGATGCAGATTTTGGAGAAAAACCAAGAAGGCTAACATCGACCATCGACCGAGAAAAAAAATACATATTCAGGGTAAAAAAAATCTCCTTCGTTACAG GCTTTCATTCATGA